One part of the Pseudomonas sp. MYb118 genome encodes these proteins:
- a CDS encoding alpha/beta hydrolase: MACYPLSEQMMAFVQKTLSFNSADTSLAAMREAYSAMCRAFTPQRPAGLYVVDFELAGVRVRAYQPPLSSPPEGDPCVLYLHGGGWVVGDLDSHDFICAELASTLNTLVIAVDYRLAPEHPYPAGFHDCLSVWRALRAGPFHLDPERTLVAGDSAGGNLAAALCLALRAAGEPMPAAQVLIYPGLGGDRRLPSRSECSDAPLLSSRDVEDYHALYLGARAPCAQAMPLLADDFSGLPPALIAVAQFDPLRDDGVHYAERLTAAGVATTLYYGEGLVHGCLRGRGRVAEVDALYETLLGYLAKKLTTEL, encoded by the coding sequence ATGGCTTGTTATCCGCTTTCCGAGCAGATGATGGCGTTCGTGCAGAAGACCCTCAGCTTCAACAGCGCCGACACCAGCCTCGCCGCTATGCGCGAGGCCTACAGCGCGATGTGCCGGGCGTTTACCCCGCAGCGTCCGGCCGGGTTGTACGTGGTCGACTTCGAACTGGCCGGCGTGCGGGTACGCGCGTATCAGCCGCCGCTGTCGTCACCGCCTGAGGGTGATCCCTGTGTGTTGTACCTGCACGGCGGCGGGTGGGTGGTGGGGGACCTGGATTCCCATGACTTCATCTGTGCCGAACTGGCGTCGACGCTGAATACGCTGGTGATCGCCGTCGATTACCGACTGGCGCCGGAGCATCCCTACCCGGCGGGGTTTCACGACTGCCTGAGTGTCTGGCGTGCGCTGCGAGCCGGGCCGTTCCATCTCGACCCCGAACGCACGCTGGTGGCCGGCGACAGTGCCGGTGGCAATCTTGCCGCCGCCTTGTGCCTGGCCCTGCGCGCTGCCGGCGAGCCAATGCCGGCGGCTCAGGTGCTGATCTATCCGGGGCTGGGCGGTGATCGTCGCCTGCCGTCACGCAGCGAATGCAGCGACGCGCCGTTGCTCAGCAGTCGCGATGTCGAGGATTACCACGCGTTGTACCTGGGCGCGCGCGCACCCTGCGCCCAGGCCATGCCACTGCTGGCCGACGACTTCAGCGGCCTGCCACCGGCCTTGATTGCCGTGGCGCAGTTCGATCCCCTGCGCGATGACGGCGTGCACTACGCCGAACGGCTGACGGCGGCGGGTGTCGCCACGACGCTGTATTACGGTGAGGGGTTGGTGCACGGTTGCCTGCGCGGGCGCGGCAGGGTGGCCGAAGTCGACGCGCTGTATGAAACCCTGCTCGGTTATCTGGCAAAAAAACTGACGACAGAACTCTGA
- the pip gene encoding prolyl aminopeptidase, whose protein sequence is MQTLYPQIKPYARHDLAVDETHTLYVDESGSPEGLPVVFLHGGPGSGCDAQSRCFFDPNLYRIVTFDQRGCGRSTPHASLENNTTWDLVADLERIRLHLGIDKWVVFGGSWGSTLALAYAQTHPERVHGLILRGIFLSREQDIHWMYQEGASRLFPDYWQDYIAPIPPEERGDLLNAFHKRLTGNDQIAQMHTAKAWSTWEGRIATLRPNPVVVERFTEPQRALSIARIECHYFVNHSFLEDNQLIRDMDKIAHLPGVIIHGRYDAICPIDNAWALHQSWPNSELQIIREAGHVASEPGITDALVRAADQMARRLLNLSPEEA, encoded by the coding sequence ATGCAGACTTTGTACCCGCAGATCAAACCCTACGCCCGGCACGATCTGGCTGTCGATGAAACCCACACCCTGTACGTCGACGAAAGCGGCTCACCGGAAGGTTTGCCGGTGGTGTTTCTCCATGGCGGCCCAGGTTCTGGGTGCGATGCACAGAGTCGCTGCTTCTTTGATCCCAACCTGTACCGCATCGTCACCTTCGACCAGCGCGGTTGCGGTCGCTCCACCCCGCACGCCAGCCTGGAAAACAACACGACCTGGGATCTGGTGGCTGACCTGGAGCGGATTCGCCTGCACCTGGGTATCGACAAATGGGTGGTGTTCGGCGGTTCCTGGGGTTCGACCCTGGCGCTGGCGTATGCGCAAACCCATCCCGAGCGCGTCCACGGCCTGATCCTGCGTGGGATTTTCCTGTCCCGCGAGCAGGATATTCACTGGATGTACCAGGAGGGCGCCAGCCGCCTGTTCCCCGATTACTGGCAGGACTACATCGCACCGATCCCGCCGGAAGAGCGTGGCGACCTGCTCAACGCGTTCCACAAGCGTCTGACCGGTAACGATCAGATCGCCCAGATGCACACGGCCAAAGCCTGGTCCACCTGGGAAGGCCGGATCGCCACCCTGCGTCCGAACCCGGTGGTCGTCGAGCGCTTCACCGAACCGCAGCGTGCGCTGTCGATTGCCCGCATCGAATGCCACTACTTCGTCAACCACTCGTTCCTCGAAGACAACCAACTGATCCGCGACATGGACAAGATCGCCCATTTGCCCGGCGTGATCATCCATGGCCGCTACGACGCGATCTGCCCGATTGATAACGCCTGGGCCTTGCACCAGAGCTGGCCGAACAGCGAATTGCAGATCATCCGCGAAGCCGGCCACGTGGCGTCCGAACCCGGCATCACCGATGCACTGGTGCGCGCCGCCGACCAGATGGCCCGGCGCCTGCTCAACCTGTCTCCCGAAGAAGCATGA
- the dtd gene encoding D-aminoacyl-tRNA deacylase, which produces MKGLLQRVRGARVEVAGEIVGAVDQGLLVLVAVEPEDTRASADKLLHKLLNYRVFSDAEGKMNLSLADVGGGLLLVSQFTLAADTKSGLRPSFSTAAPPALGEELFDYLLESAKQVHGTVASGRFGADMQVHLVNDGPVTFLLQT; this is translated from the coding sequence ATGAAGGGCCTGCTGCAGCGCGTGCGGGGCGCGCGCGTCGAGGTCGCCGGGGAAATAGTCGGCGCGGTGGACCAGGGTTTGCTGGTACTGGTGGCGGTGGAGCCCGAGGATACTCGGGCCAGCGCCGACAAACTTCTGCATAAGCTGCTTAACTATCGGGTGTTCAGCGACGCCGAGGGCAAGATGAACCTGTCCCTGGCTGACGTCGGTGGCGGGTTGCTCCTGGTCTCGCAGTTCACCCTGGCCGCGGACACCAAAAGCGGGTTGCGCCCGAGTTTTTCCACCGCCGCCCCTCCGGCGCTGGGCGAAGAACTTTTCGACTATCTGCTGGAGAGCGCGAAACAGGTGCATGGCACTGTGGCATCAGGTAGATTCGGCGCGGATATGCAGGTGCACCTGGTCAATGATGGCCCGGTAACCTTCCTGTTACAGACTTGA